In a genomic window of Colius striatus isolate bColStr4 chromosome 2, bColStr4.1.hap1, whole genome shotgun sequence:
- the FHL5 gene encoding four and a half LIM domains protein 5 isoform X1: protein MTDCRYCLQSLRGRKYALREENAYCVACYDSLFANPCEECKQPIECDSKDLAYKGRHWHERCFKCAKCSRSLVEKPFAAKDEVLLCNECYSDEYSSKCFHCQKTIMPGSRKMEFKGSSWHESCFVCQYCRQPLGTSPLITKDNENYCVPCFEKQFAHHCYSCKKVITSGGVTYHDQPWHKECFVCVGCKTQLSGQRFISKDEYPYCVDCFSQLYAKKCAACKKPITALGTAKYISFEERQWHRECFNCVKCAVSLVGQGFLTQQGDVFCHQCGSAP, encoded by the exons ATGACAGACTGTCGTTACTGCCTGCAGTCCCTTCGTGGAAGGAAATACGCACTAAGAGAAGAAAATGCGTACTGTGTCGCTTGTTATGACAGCCTCTTTGCCAACCCCTGTGAAGAGTGCAAACAACCCATCGAGTGTGATTCCAAG GACCTGGCCTACAAAGGCCGCCACTGGCACGAGCGGTGCTTCAAGTGTGCCAAATGCAGTCGCTCGCTGGTGGAGAAGCCATTTGCTGCCAAGGACGAGGTCTTGCTGTGTAATGAATGCTACTCTGATGAGTATTCTTCTAAGTGTTTCCACTGCCAGAAGACCATTATGCCTG GTTCCCGTAAAATGGAATTCAAGGGAAGTTCCTGGCATGAATCCTGCTTCGTTTGCCAGTACTGCCGGCAACCGTTGGGAACAAGCCCCTTGATCACCAAAGACAATGAGAATTACTGTGTGCCCTGTTTCGAGAAGCAGTTTGCTCACCATTGCTACTCCTGCAAAAAG GTAATAACTTCTGGGGGAGTGACCTACCACGACCAGCCTTGGCATAAGGAatgctttgtgtgtgtggggtgtaaAACCCAGCTGTCTGGACAAAGGTTTATTTCCAAAGACGAGTACCCATACTGTGTAGACTGCTTCAGCCAACTGTATGCTAAGAAGTGTGCTGCTTGCAAGAAACCTATTACAG CTCTCGGGACTGCCAAATATATCTCATTTGAAGAGCGTCAGTGGCACAGGGAATGCTTCAACTGTGTGAAATGTGCCGTGTCGCTGGTGGGCCAGGGATTCCTCACTCAGCAGGGTGATGTCTTCTGTCACCAATGTGGTTCTGCTCCATAG